TTCTCCCGGTCAAAATCCCGGTACAGCTCCTCCAGCTGGGCAGCTTCCTCGGGCGTCGGCTCCGGGACAACATGCCCCGCGGCCACTGATTCATGAGTTGTGTTCTCGATCATGGCGCTCCTTTTACTGTGCGTGGGCGCCGGTGGCGGCCAGGCGTTCGGCGATGTCGGCGCGGAGGTCCTTCTTGTTGATCTTGCCGACCTTGGTGGTGGGCAGCTCGTCGAGGACCACCAGATGCTCAGGAATCTTGAATGCCGCTACACCGGTCCGGCGCAGCATCGCCTGGATTTGTTCAAGGGTAACTTCGCGTCCGGGTTTGACGGTGATGTAGAGGCAGAGCCGTTCACCGAGCATCGGATCCGGCATGGCGACGGCGGCTGCCATGGTCACGTCGTCGATCCGGTAGATAAGGCTTTCGATTTCCTCGGCTGAGATCTTTTCTCCGCCGCGGTTGATCATGTCCTTGTCGCGGCCCTGGACGATCAGGTTTCCGTCGGGACGCCGCTCGACAATGTCACCGCTGGCGTACCAGCCGTCGGGGGTGAAGGCCCGGGTATTGGCTTCGGGGGCGCGGTAGTAGCCCCGCGGAGTATAGGGTCCGCGGGTCAGGATGGAACCGGGAACTCCGTCCGGCAGGTCCTCGCCGGCCTCATCGACGATGCGGACCTCGTCGGCTTCGGACACCGGACGTCCCTGCGTAGTACAGATGACGTCTTCGGGGTCATCCAGTCGGGTGGTGTTGATGAGCCCCTCGGCCATGCCGAAAACCTGCTGAAGGGTCGCGCCCAGAACCGGCTTCACTTTCCGGGCAATCTCGTCCGGCAGGCGCGAACCGCCGACCTGAAGCACTTCGAGGCTGGCCAGCTGCTTGGTGCCGTTTTCCTGCTCATACTCGATCCATCGCTGGGCGACTGCGGGGACCGCCGTCGAAAGCGTCACTCCCTCATGTTCGATGGCGGCGAAGGCCTTCCGCGGTTCGGGGCTGGGCAGCATGATGACGCGGCCGCCGGCGAACAGGATTCCGAGGATGCCCGGGCAGGCCAGCGGGAAATTGTGGCTCGCCGGAAGGGTGCCCAGATAGACGGTGTCCTCGGTGACTCCGGTGGGAAGTGACGTGGCCTTGATGTTGTAGGCGTAGTCGTTGTGGGTCCTGGTAATGAGTTTGGGCAGCCCGGTGGTGCCCCCCGAGAGCAGAAACAGGGCTGGCGAGTCAGGCGACGGTGCAGCGGCGTCCAACCGTGCGCGGGCGCCAGAGAGGTCCTTGCCGGGAGCAAGGATGTCCTCGAGTCGGGCGTTCTGGGGGTTAGCTGCACCGGAAACAAGGATGATCTCCAGGGACGGAATGCTTGACGCGAGTTCTTCGGCCATCGCCTGGTGGTCGAAGTCCTTGATGACATCCGGTACGGCGATGGCCCGGGATTCGGAGAGTTCCGCGAGGAAGGACAGCTCATACTGCCGGTGTGCCGGCAGGGCCATCACGGGGATGACGCCGGCGCGGAAACACGCCAAGGTCAGTACCGTGAACTGCCAGCCGTTGGGCAACTGGACCATGATGCGGTCATCCACTTTCAGGCCCAACTGCAGGAGGCGTTCCGCGGCCGCATCCATTCTGTTGGCCAGTTCGGCGTAGCTGAGCCGGACGTCACCGTCCACTATTGCGATTTTTTCCGGCAGCCGGTCGGCTGTTTCGAGGATGTAGGCGCCGAGCGGGCGGTCTTCCCAGTAGCCCTTGCTGCGGAATTTGGCCGCAAGGTCCGCCGGCCAGGGGATGGTTCCCTCACTGGTGTGGCTGGTCATTTCATGTCCTCCTCGACATTGACAACTACTGCATCAAGGGCCACGAGCCCGTCACGGGTCAGGCGCAGGGGGTTGATTTCGATTTCTGCGATTGCGTCATTGGAAACAAGCGCATCGCCGAGCCTGACCAGTAGGGCCGCCAGCTCCTCCGTCTTCAGCATCGGCCCGGAACGGAAACCGTACAAGAGCTCGCGCGCTTGGAGATCGCCGGGCATGCCCTCCGCCACACGGACGGAAAGGGGAGCGGAGCGGATGGAAATGTCGGCGAAGACTTCCGCGGTGGTGCCACCCAGACCCAGAACGGCGATCGGTCCGAAAACAGGGTCACGGCGAACGCCGACCACGAGGTCGATGCCGGATGGAGCCATTGCTTCGACCAGGAATTCGCGGGCACCGGCGGCCTCAAGGCCGTCCAGGGCCCGGTCCATGGCCTCGGGGGAGTTCACGCCCAGGTGCACACCGCCGATCTCGGTCTTGTGCAGAACGGCGGCGTCGAGCAGCTTGACCGCAACCGGACCCCCCAGCTCGGAGAGAGCATCATGAGCCGCGGCGCGGGTGCTGCAGCTTCGCCGGGCAGGGGTGGCGATACCGAGTGCGCCAAGGAGTTCCTTGGCGCGGTTCTCGTCCCAGGGCCCTTCCAGTGCCGGCCAGGTGAAGGCTCCAGTGGGTGCTTCGGTGCGCTGGAATTGTCCACGCGCATCGTTCACCAGTGCTGTAATGCCGTGGGCCAGAGAGGTCGGTCCGCTGATCAGCGGCAGGTCGTGCTGGTGGGCTGACTTCCGGGCGCGTTCAAGGTCGCCGTCGGGTCCGTCGACGCCGATCAGGAACGGCAGGCTCTCCGCTGCTCCGGATTCGGCGACCGACAGTGGCAGGTCGGTGACTGGTTCGGTCAGTCCGTAGACTGCGACGAGATCGATGGCCGGGTCGGCTGCCACGGCGGCCACGACCTTCTCGTAACCGGGTCCCGGCCGGCCGGTGTCCACTGGGTTGGCCTGGAAGGTCAGCGGTGGCAGCAGCGTGCCGATGGTGTCCTGGCTGGTCTGTGCCAGGCGCGGCAGTGTGACGCCGGCGCTGTGGAGGGCGTCGGCGATCAATAGTCCGGGGCCGGCCTGTCCGGTGATGAGTCCGACTCCGGGATCGGCCGACGGCGCAAGCCTGCGATCCGCCAGGGCGGTGACAGCGGCAACCAGCTGGTTCTCGTCGTCGACGATCACGGCACCGGCTTGCTTCAGGACCGCCCGTGTGGTCCGCCAGGATGTGGCCAGGGCACCCGTGTGGGACTGGGCGAACTCAGAGACGTCATTTCGCCCGACGACCAAAGCCACGACCGGTTTGACCGAACTGAGGCGTGAAACGGCGTCGATGAGGGCTGGTCCGTCGGCGACGGTTTCCAGATGGAGGGCAACTGCTTTGGTTTGTTCATCGGAGATCAGGTAGTCGAGGACATCGGGTGCGCTGATGTCGGTGCCCGCGCCGATGCCGACGGCGACGCTGACGCCCGCTCCGGCGCGCTGCAAGTGGAAAGCAAGGACGTGGTTGACTCCACCGCTTGCCGCCACGACGGCTACCGAACCCGGTTCCAGTTCTGCGACGCCGGGCACGAAGCTGGCGCGCAGGTTGCGGTGGGGCACGAAGAAGCCGGACGTGTTCGGGCCGAGCAGCCGAATGCCGGTGTCCCGGACAGCTGACTCCACCTGGAGGGCGAATTCGACGCCGGGACCGCCGGCTTCGGCGAAACCCCCGGCGCAGACCAGGGCAGCCTTGGCACCGTTCGCTGCACTGTCGCGTAATGCCTGTGCGGTGGCGGCGGCAGGTACGCAGAGCACTGCCAGATCGGGGCCTCCCGGAATTGCTGCTGCGGCTTCGGCGATGCTGGTGTGCATGCCGTTTTCGCCGCGGCTGTTGACGAGTTCAACAGGAGCCGGGTAGGTGGACAGCGACTGCGCCATGACGGCGCCGAGCTTTTCCGGAGTCGACGAGGCGCCGACGACGATGATGCCGCGGGGTGCGAACAGCGGAGTGAGATTATGCATCGGTTGCCTCCGTACCTTCCGTTGCAATGGCGTCTGCCCGGCCGGAAAGCACCACGGTCAAGGCCGACACCGGTCCCCGGTCATCGACGATGACGCTTGTCAGGCCCCGGCCCAGGCGCGCTTCCTCGGAGAGGAGGATGCGCGTGAACGGATTGCCGCCTTGGATAACGATCACCGCAGCCCGGTCCGACAGCTGCTCAAAGGCGGCGGCCAAGCCCTCTTCGGTGTCCGGCGCGGTGAGCAACAGTCCGGTGTTGGCATCGGCGTCGGCCGGGACGCTGGTCAGCGCAATACTGCCGCCGGGGCCGGTCAACGCAGGCTGACCGCCCTGGTGTGTGAGGGAGAGTTGGCGCCCCTGGAACTCGACGGGTCCGGCAATGAGGGATGTCTGCAGCGGCGCGCTTCCGTGCCTGGCATGCCAGTCCTGTTCCGCGGAAGCAACCAGACTCGGGTCGCGTTGCCGGATCTTGTCGATGTCGATGCTGCGGGAGAAGAAGTGGAAGGTGAACTGGGTTGGGTCGAAGGAGTCGTAATACCTGCCGAAGTGTTCCCACCAGCTCAGGCCACCGCGTGCCTGGTTCTGGATCTTGGCGACCTGTGGCTGGCGTTCGGCCTCGTAGTTTGTGAAGGCGAGCTCGAGGTCGTCCTGGTGTGCAGCGATTTCGCGGACCAGGGTGATGGCGTCTTCCATGGCCATCTTGGTGCCGGAGCCGACGGAGAAGTGGGCGGTATGTACCGCATCTCCGAGCAGGACGACGTTGCCCTTGTGCCAGGAACGGGTCCGGCGGGTGCGGAAATTCGCCCAACGGGAGCTGTTGGCCACCAGCGGCTCACCGTCGATGTCCTCGGCGAAGAGCTTTTCGAGGAAGCGCTGGGTCTTCAGGTCCGAAGGTCCCGGAGGCTGGCTGACATCGAATTCGTCGAGGCCGGCCTTCCGCCACGTCTGCTCGTCAGTTTCGACGATGAACGTGCTCAGGTCGTCGCTGATCGGGTAGCCGTGGACGGCAAAGTTGCCAAATTCGCTCTTCCGGTGGAGGAAGGTCATGCCCTTGAATTTGTGGCTAGTGCCGAACCAGATGAACTTCGCCGTGGCAGTCTCGGCAGTGTGGCCCAGACTCTCCCCGAGCTGTTCACGGGTCGATGAATTGGCGCCGTCAGCGCCGACGATCAGGTCGAAATCATCGAGCTGAGCCAGGTCGGGCACATACTGGCCAAAGCGCATGTCGACGCCGGCTTCCGCCGCCCGGTCCTGCATCAGCTGAAGGAGAGTCTTGCGGTAGATGGCGGCCATGCCGTTGCCGGCGAAGGACTTCTGTTCGCCTTTGAGCCAGACCTCGATGTCATCCCAGTGGGTACCGAAGTCCCGGAGGCCGTTGCGGACAACGGGATCGGCGTCGTTGATCCGATTCAGTGTTGCGTCGGAGAAAACTACGCCGAAGCCGAACGCGTCCGTGGCCTGGTTCCGCTCAAAGAGCACGACTTCAGCGTCGGGAACGGTCTGCTTGAACAAGGTTGAGAAGAACAGTCCGCCGGGACCGCCGCCAATGCAGGCTACGCGAAGTGCCATCGATGCCACCTTCTAGTGTTTGGGAAATCAGTGAGAAAGGTCTCACCAAAATTATGTAACTAATCTACGCTTGGCGTCAAGTATTTGTTACATATCGCATCGGAGTAGCCGTTTTGCGGGACTTCGAGTAGGCGCTCCCTTACGCCACGACCTCCTGGCCCTGCCCGACGGGCTGACCGATAATGCCGGAGACGAATTCCGTGGCTGCAGGCCCGAGCTGGCGGTGTACCGCGCCAAACAGGCCGTATGCCTCGCTGCTCGGCCAGCCCTCGGGCTGCAGCTCGCGGGGCAGGTAGGGGTCGCGGAACGGGAAGCGACGGAAGTCGCCGATGATACGCATCCGTTCGATGAGTGCCGCGCGGCCGTCCTTGCCCGCATTCAGCGCCTCGTCGTTGAGGGTGGAATAGGTCTGGACGAATTCCTGATAGTCCGCGCCGAGCTGCTCCAGGTCCCAGCACCGCGCGGCAAGGTCCCTGTCCTCCTCGAGGTCTCCGGTTCCGCACCAGAGAGCATCAACTTTTGCCAGCGGATATTCGGCGGCGATTTCGCGGACCTCGGCAATAAGGTCGTGCGGGCTCAGCCAGGTCGACGGTGACAGTTGGCCGAAACCATGCCACGCCAGCTGCTTGCGGAGCTGTTCACGGACGGCGCGTTCGGATTCCGGGACCTGATAGATGGCCATGGTCCAGCGCCCCTCCCAGTTCTCGTCCCGGCGCCGGAAGATTCGGTCGCGTCCCTCGTCCAGGATTTCCAGCATGTGAGGTGTGAGCGAGTAGACCGTTTCCCGCCCCACGCGGCGGGTGGTGAACCAGCCCTCCTTGCGAAGGCGAGAGAGGTTGACGCGGACCGTGGCTGCCTCAATATCGAATACGGCGAGGAGCTCCGTGATGTCGGCAAGCCTGACCTCGCTCCCGGCATACCTGAGGTAGTCCCCGAAAAGATCCAGGATCAGGGCTCTGGGTTTCCACTGCATAAGGCTCCTCCAACTCTTGTTCCGGCGTGCCGGGGAGAATCGTCCATCATCAAACATGCAACAAGACTGTTGACGACCAACACATTTATGTTACATTCGATTGTGGGTCAGATCACAGACAACCGACCCCTCATCTCTGGCACAGCCACAACGTCGTGTATATCACCTGGAGTCCCCAATGGCTTTTCAATCGCCCTCCTCACCTCCGGTTCGCCCTCGTAAATCGGCAGCCGCGGTCATCTTTCTCTGCTTCCTGGCCATCGTCTTCGACGGATACGATCTGGTCGTCTACGGCGCCATCGTCCCCAAGCTCCTGGCCTACCAGCCCTGGGGCCTAACTCCGGCGCAGACCGGCGCAATCGGCAGCTACGCACTGGCCGGAATGTTCATCGGCGCCATCCTCATCGGATACCTCACTGACATCGTCGGGCGCCGGAAGGTCATGATGGTGTCCATCGCGTCCTTCTCGCTGCTGATGCTGCTGACCGCCTCGGCGCCAACTCCCGAACTCTTCGGTTTGTTCCGTTTTCTAGCTGGCCTTGGACTGGGCGGCGTGATCCCGACGGCGATCGCACTAACCGTGGAGTTCTCCAAGTCGAACCGGCGCAACTTCAATAACGCCGTGATGTTCTCCGGATACGCTGTCGGCGGGATTCTCGCCGCGCTGCTCGCCCTCGCCTTCTTGCCCGCGCTCGGATTCCAGGGAATGCTGGCCCTGGGCGGCGTTCCACTCATCGCCGTCGTCCCCCTGCTGTTCAAGTTCCTTCCCGAATCCCCGGCCTTCCTCGCTGCCAAGGGGGACCGGGCCCAAGCGGTACGCATCATCGCCGACTACGGGCTCGAACCGCTACCCGAAGCGCCGGTACAAGGCGGCGCACCCGTAGCCGGCCGTTTCCGCACCCTGCTGACCGGGCGCCTGCTTGGCGCGATGATCCTTTTCTGCCTGGCCGGTGTCTGTGGACAAACCCTCGTGTACGGGCTCAATACCTGGCTGCCGCAGCTCATGGTCATCGCCAAATACTCGCTGGCCTCCTCCCTGACATTCCTGCTGACGGTCAACGTCGGTGCCGTCGTGGGTGTGCTCGTGTCCTCCCGCCTAGCGGACCGCTTCGGTCCACGGCCGGTGACCGCGTCGGCCTTCGCCAGTTCCGGCATCGCGCTTGTTCTCATGGGAACCGGCCTGATGCCGCTGCCCGTCATGTACCTGTTGGTTGCGGTGGTTGGCTTCGGGTCCGTGGGAGCACAGATCCTAGTCAACGGCTTTGTTGCAACCTACTTCTCGGGCGCAACGCGGGCCACTGCTCTAGGCATCACGCTGGGTATCGGGCGGATCGGCGCCGTACTGGCTATTTCAGGCGGAGGGGTCCTGGTCGCCGCATCGCTGGGCACGTTCATCAACTTCTCTGTCTGGGCGATTGCGGCAGCAGTGGGCGTAGTCGCCGTACTTTCCGTACCACGGCTTCAGACCGAGGCCGCCAAGACCGGAGAGGGCACGGTTGCTGTGCCGGCTGTCTCCACCGACGCTATCCCGCACTAACCCGCCCGCCCGGTTTTTGTACCGCTGCCACCGAGGTGCACGCAACGCACACAGCGATCAACCGAACAATGACCAAGGAGTTCCCATGCAATCCCAGCGCATCAGCAACCAGACTGTGGAATCAGTCGACGGCACCCTGATCGGCTTCCGCAAGCTAGGGTCCGGCAGTCCCATCGTCCTTGTCCACGGAAGCATCTCCACGGGCGAGCAGTGGCTGGCCGTGGCCGAGCAACTGGCCGACGCCAATACGGTGTACATCATGGACCGCCGCGGCCGTGGACTCAGCGCCGACGCCGAGAAATACTCACTGCGCAACGAAGCCGATGACATCAAAGCCGTGCTCGACCTCTCCGGTGAGGGATCCGCCCTGCTTGGCCACTCCTACGGGGCGATCTGCGCACTCGAGGCCGTGCGCACCGGAGCGTCGGTTTCCTCACTGGTGCTCTATGAGCCTCCGCTGCCAGTTGACGCGCCTACCGCGGGAGCCGCGCTCCAGGAGTACGCAGCAGCGGTGGACGAGGGAAACGGAGACAAAGCGATGCGCATAGCCGCCACCAACTTTCTGCGCATCTCCCCGGATGAAACCGAGGCCCTGGCTGCGTCGCCGCTGTGGCCAGGGATGGTTGAGCTCAGTCCCACATGGACCCGCGAGCTCAGCGAAATAGACCTGACGGACGTCCTCATCCAGCAGTACGTCGAGATTGACGCCCCAACGCTGTTGCTTGTTGGCGAGGCGAGCCCGGCACACCTGGTCGGTGCCTCACGACACCTCGGGCAGCGAATGACGAACGTGACGGAGCACCTTGTCCCTGGCCAAAATCACTTTGCCCACGTCATGGATCCTGCCGGCACCGCTGACGCCATTAAAGCGTTCTTGCACCAATAGGCCAACACGCGGTCTCTTGCACCGGGGTCAATCGAGGCCGGCCAGAATCTAGGCATTGATGAGATGGCTGAATGGAGGTAGATGCCATGAATGTCGTTCAGACCAGTCAGCTGCTCCGACCTGTGACCCGAGCCACTACTACCCTGGGAGATGGCGGATACATTGAGGCGTAGAACTTGTCAGAACAAAGAAAACAAAGAAGAGGCGCGCCCCTGTGATGTGGGGTGCGGCTGGTCGCTGCGATGCTTTGAACTGGCCAATTTTGGGGTGTGGACATTGTCCGCACATCGGGCCTCGGATCGGGTCGTATGTGGGTCGGATTGGGCCGGATTCCGCATGTTTCCGCGGGTGCCCAGTATTTGCAGGGGCGGGAATGCAGTTCGAGTCCCACCTTGGGCACGCATTCCCCCTCGTCAGAGGAGGTTTTGCTTTTAATGTGTGTACATTGACCCTCCGCGGGTCCCTCTGACATTGGCCGCGGGATGTGCCTGGCGCCGCGGTGGCCTATCAAGTTATGTGGGTGGCGGGATCAGGGCCCCGGCTGGGAGCCCTCCGCCTGCTGGGATGTGGGGTCATGGTCTCCTTTCCGGCTTGTTCTGTGGGCCTGGAGACTCATCCGACGCTCAACGCCCGATACCCGTGAACCACTCCTCAGAGGGGTGGTTTCGGAGGGGAATCCACCGGAGCCCTCCTGTACTGGTCGACTTCGCCAAAGACGATGCTGGTTTTGCGAGACGACCCCCTGGCGTGTCAGGCCAATCCTGGATCCACGGTTTTTCAATCACCCCCACGGGGCGTCCGTCCGGACGAGTAGTGTTGGCGAATCTCCGGACTGCTGGGCAGGGGCCAGCTCTAGTCGTTGCTGTTTGTGGGTCGTCGGTAAACGCGCACGCCATCACTGTGTAGAAATAGCGCGCGGCCCTTTCCCTCGTTTTGCTGAAGCCAGGGGACGCTGCCGTCCAGGGCGAGCATGTCGACGCGTCCTGACGTTATGGCCTGTCCGTGACCGTGGATCTCCACTTCGTCGACTCGGGACAGCTTGGACCAGTTGGGAACTGGTTCAGGAGTCGGGGATCCGGTAAGCGGTTTGGCGTGGTGATGACGGAAGTTCATGGGATTTCTCTTTGGTCGAGGGCGGGTCGGGATGTTGGATTATGTCTGGGGATAGTTGTGGGAGGAGGCAGGGTGACATCGTGGTCACCCTGCCTCCTTTGCATGCTGCGCAGTTCTCGCGCCCGTCTTTCGGGCTGCCTGTTGCGATGGAGTGCGGGAACGGCAGCACGCGTGCCGGACGTTGAGTCCGGCAGCATGTTGTGTGTCCTCGGAGCTTGTCCGTCGTGGATGTGCGGTGGCCGGGGACTCTTTGGTGGGTTCGCCGGGACGGGCAACGGCTCGTCAGTTGTTGCTGACCGGCCGTTGCCCGAGGCGGGGGCTCCGGTTACATGATGCCGGTGGGTACCAGCAGGGCCCATGCCAGCGCCGGGGCCACCAGAACCACTCCACCGGCGTAGATCATCAGCTGCTTGTACACGCGTTGGCGGTCGTTCTCCCGGGCGTTCGCTACAACGAGGGCACCGTCGGTGGAGAAGGGAGAGACATCCACCACTGTCGCGGCGATGGCGAGTGCCGCGACCGTTCCGGAGGCGCTCAACGAACTGGAGGCCAAAAGGGGACCGGCCAGGGGGATGAATGCGGTCAGCAAT
This genomic window from Arthrobacter sp. 24S4-2 contains:
- a CDS encoding aromatic acid/H+ symport family MFS transporter, whose product is MAFQSPSSPPVRPRKSAAAVIFLCFLAIVFDGYDLVVYGAIVPKLLAYQPWGLTPAQTGAIGSYALAGMFIGAILIGYLTDIVGRRKVMMVSIASFSLLMLLTASAPTPELFGLFRFLAGLGLGGVIPTAIALTVEFSKSNRRNFNNAVMFSGYAVGGILAALLALAFLPALGFQGMLALGGVPLIAVVPLLFKFLPESPAFLAAKGDRAQAVRIIADYGLEPLPEAPVQGGAPVAGRFRTLLTGRLLGAMILFCLAGVCGQTLVYGLNTWLPQLMVIAKYSLASSLTFLLTVNVGAVVGVLVSSRLADRFGPRPVTASAFASSGIALVLMGTGLMPLPVMYLLVAVVGFGSVGAQILVNGFVATYFSGATRATALGITLGIGRIGAVLAISGGGVLVAASLGTFINFSVWAIAAAVGVVAVLSVPRLQTEAAKTGEGTVAVPAVSTDAIPH
- a CDS encoding acetate--CoA ligase family protein, encoding MHNLTPLFAPRGIIVVGASSTPEKLGAVMAQSLSTYPAPVELVNSRGENGMHTSIAEAAAAIPGGPDLAVLCVPAAATAQALRDSAANGAKAALVCAGGFAEAGGPGVEFALQVESAVRDTGIRLLGPNTSGFFVPHRNLRASFVPGVAELEPGSVAVVAASGGVNHVLAFHLQRAGAGVSVAVGIGAGTDISAPDVLDYLISDEQTKAVALHLETVADGPALIDAVSRLSSVKPVVALVVGRNDVSEFAQSHTGALATSWRTTRAVLKQAGAVIVDDENQLVAAVTALADRRLAPSADPGVGLITGQAGPGLLIADALHSAGVTLPRLAQTSQDTIGTLLPPLTFQANPVDTGRPGPGYEKVVAAVAADPAIDLVAVYGLTEPVTDLPLSVAESGAAESLPFLIGVDGPDGDLERARKSAHQHDLPLISGPTSLAHGITALVNDARGQFQRTEAPTGAFTWPALEGPWDENRAKELLGALGIATPARRSCSTRAAAHDALSELGGPVAVKLLDAAVLHKTEIGGVHLGVNSPEAMDRALDGLEAAGAREFLVEAMAPSGIDLVVGVRRDPVFGPIAVLGLGGTTAEVFADISIRSAPLSVRVAEGMPGDLQARELLYGFRSGPMLKTEELAALLVRLGDALVSNDAIAEIEINPLRLTRDGLVALDAVVVNVEEDMK
- a CDS encoding FAD-dependent monooxygenase — encoded protein: MALRVACIGGGPGGLFFSTLFKQTVPDAEVVLFERNQATDAFGFGVVFSDATLNRINDADPVVRNGLRDFGTHWDDIEVWLKGEQKSFAGNGMAAIYRKTLLQLMQDRAAEAGVDMRFGQYVPDLAQLDDFDLIVGADGANSSTREQLGESLGHTAETATAKFIWFGTSHKFKGMTFLHRKSEFGNFAVHGYPISDDLSTFIVETDEQTWRKAGLDEFDVSQPPGPSDLKTQRFLEKLFAEDIDGEPLVANSSRWANFRTRRTRSWHKGNVVLLGDAVHTAHFSVGSGTKMAMEDAITLVREIAAHQDDLELAFTNYEAERQPQVAKIQNQARGGLSWWEHFGRYYDSFDPTQFTFHFFSRSIDIDKIRQRDPSLVASAEQDWHARHGSAPLQTSLIAGPVEFQGRQLSLTHQGGQPALTGPGGSIALTSVPADADANTGLLLTAPDTEEGLAAAFEQLSDRAAVIVIQGGNPFTRILLSEEARLGRGLTSVIVDDRGPVSALTVVLSGRADAIATEGTEATDA
- a CDS encoding alpha/beta fold hydrolase gives rise to the protein MQSQRISNQTVESVDGTLIGFRKLGSGSPIVLVHGSISTGEQWLAVAEQLADANTVYIMDRRGRGLSADAEKYSLRNEADDIKAVLDLSGEGSALLGHSYGAICALEAVRTGASVSSLVLYEPPLPVDAPTAGAALQEYAAAVDEGNGDKAMRIAATNFLRISPDETEALAASPLWPGMVELSPTWTRELSEIDLTDVLIQQYVEIDAPTLLLVGEASPAHLVGASRHLGQRMTNVTEHLVPGQNHFAHVMDPAGTADAIKAFLHQ
- a CDS encoding PaaX family transcriptional regulator C-terminal domain-containing protein, giving the protein MQWKPRALILDLFGDYLRYAGSEVRLADITELLAVFDIEAATVRVNLSRLRKEGWFTTRRVGRETVYSLTPHMLEILDEGRDRIFRRRDENWEGRWTMAIYQVPESERAVREQLRKQLAWHGFGQLSPSTWLSPHDLIAEVREIAAEYPLAKVDALWCGTGDLEEDRDLAARCWDLEQLGADYQEFVQTYSTLNDEALNAGKDGRAALIERMRIIGDFRRFPFRDPYLPRELQPEGWPSSEAYGLFGAVHRQLGPAATEFVSGIIGQPVGQGQEVVA
- a CDS encoding (2,3-dihydroxybenzoyl)adenylate synthase, whose amino-acid sequence is MTSHTSEGTIPWPADLAAKFRSKGYWEDRPLGAYILETADRLPEKIAIVDGDVRLSYAELANRMDAAAERLLQLGLKVDDRIMVQLPNGWQFTVLTLACFRAGVIPVMALPAHRQYELSFLAELSESRAIAVPDVIKDFDHQAMAEELASSIPSLEIILVSGAANPQNARLEDILAPGKDLSGARARLDAAAPSPDSPALFLLSGGTTGLPKLITRTHNDYAYNIKATSLPTGVTEDTVYLGTLPASHNFPLACPGILGILFAGGRVIMLPSPEPRKAFAAIEHEGVTLSTAVPAVAQRWIEYEQENGTKQLASLEVLQVGGSRLPDEIARKVKPVLGATLQQVFGMAEGLINTTRLDDPEDVICTTQGRPVSEADEVRIVDEAGEDLPDGVPGSILTRGPYTPRGYYRAPEANTRAFTPDGWYASGDIVERRPDGNLIVQGRDKDMINRGGEKISAEEIESLIYRIDDVTMAAAVAMPDPMLGERLCLYITVKPGREVTLEQIQAMLRRTGVAAFKIPEHLVVLDELPTTKVGKINKKDLRADIAERLAATGAHAQ